Proteins found in one Triticum urartu cultivar G1812 chromosome 4, Tu2.1, whole genome shotgun sequence genomic segment:
- the LOC125554988 gene encoding uncharacterized protein LOC125554988, with the protein MPSWNDEETSSEEDCEVVSMDMGLMEEPDTTVEPLFCGQLELAHPKCILHQMRPIKRVAFEGPLTGRRFYGCPVQENGVNCGVVEWVDGPWPTVLQRCLCKLLEMFHEQNFGRVQDKEKFEKELARLKSEHERELAKLRAENDKLCIEYTKLVQDVSKMFDWQDGRVDKKVHQKQVEEEELEKKKKELEEKAMLEVQMEKLKLAKEQRCILQSQADIIKNTRKAMKDVQVDRDVLKKDKAKLELVVAELLKEGYGSKEKIEQIKAILDS; encoded by the exons ATGCCTTCCTGGAACGACGAGGAAACTAGCTCGGAGGAGGACTGCGAGGTCGTCAGCATGGACATGGGACTTATG GAGGAACCAGACACCACTGTGGAGCCCCTTTTCTGTGGCCAACTTGAGCTTGCTCATCCCAAGTGCATTCTGCATCAAATGAGGCCTATTAAGCGTGTTGCTTTTGAAGGGCCTTTAACAGGAAGGCGTTTCTATGGCTGCCCAGTCCAG GAAAATGGTGTGAATTGTGGTGTTGTAGAGTGGGTTGATGGGCCTTGGCCAACTGTTCTTCAGAGATGTTTGTGCAAGCTATTGGAGATGTTCCATGAGCAGAACTTTGGAAGGGTACAGGACAAGGAGAAGTTTGAGAAGGAGTTGGCCAGGCTTAAGAGTGAACATGAAAGGGAGTTGGCCAAGCTTAGGGCTGAAAATGACAAGCTTTGCATTGAGTACACCAAGCTTGTCCAAGATGTATCCAAGATGTTTGATTGGCAAGATGGTAGGGTGGACAAGAAGGTGCACCAGAAACAAGTGGAGGAGGAAGAActtgagaagaagaagaaggagctaGAGGAGAAAGCTATGTTGGAGGTGCAGATGGAAAAGCTCAAACTTGCAAAAGAGCAGAGGTGCATTTTGCAGAGCCAAGCTGATATCATCAAGAACACCAGGAAGGCTATGAAGGATGTTCAAGTTGACAGAGATGTTCTTAAGAAGGATAAGGCAAAGCTTGAGCTTGTTGTTGCCGAGCTGCTGAAAGAAGGGTATGGCAGCAAGGAGAAGATAGAGCAAATCAAGGCCATCCTTGATTCTTGA